The Heterodontus francisci isolate sHetFra1 chromosome 33, sHetFra1.hap1, whole genome shotgun sequence genome has a segment encoding these proteins:
- the LOC137348251 gene encoding cholecystokinin-like yields MTNTVYISVLVVVLATGCLSKPLSSPHNNGGIILERTGKYPSGNGAGSLGRRAAALKAEELISRLLPQIQEAGLLNQADRHQLRDVLHQMHDRDYTGWMDFGRRSIEEYELDS; encoded by the exons ATGACCAACACAGTGTACATCAGTGTTCTAGTGGTTGTCCTGGCAACAGGCTGCCTGTCGAAGCCACTCTCCAGCCCTCACAATAACGGAGGAATTATTCTGGAGCGCACCGGCAAGTACCCATCAGGCAATGGGGCAGGTTCACTGGGCCGCAGGGCTGCAGCTTTAAAAGCAGAGGAACTGATATCCAGACTGCTGCCCCAGATTCAAGAAG CTGGACTGTTGAACCAGGCTGACCGGCATCAGCTACGAGACGTCCTGCACCAAATGCATGACCGAGATTACACAGGCTGGATGGACTTTGGAAGGCGCAGCATCGAGGAGTATGAGCTGGACTCCTAA